A part of Desulfobacter sp. genomic DNA contains:
- a CDS encoding ATP-binding cassette domain-containing protein yields MTMLNSETTTPPLLEVENLKVHFPMGGGLFSKNAQTVYAVDGISLSLNSGETLGIVGESGCGKTTAGLAMLKLIDATEGKIRFNGRDYSDNATANCPALRKEMQLIFQDPYSSLNPRMSVRRIIGDPMEIHGLCNKQDKADKVGALMEKVGLPPEYQNRFPHEFSGGQRQRIGIARALGLNPLLIIGDEPVSALDVSIQAQTINLLMDIQEELGLSMVLISHDLAVVEHLCDRIAVMYLGKIVETGTCEEIYTHPAHPYTRALLSSVPIPDPRKQQERILLKGDVPSPISPPRGCHFHPRCPHASAACRESYPETKAVGTGHLVACHNSPY; encoded by the coding sequence ATGACCATGTTAAACAGTGAAACAACCACGCCCCCCCTTCTGGAAGTGGAAAACCTGAAAGTCCACTTCCCCATGGGCGGAGGGCTGTTTTCAAAAAATGCCCAGACCGTCTATGCCGTAGACGGTATCAGCCTTTCCCTGAATTCCGGGGAAACCCTCGGAATTGTGGGGGAAAGCGGTTGCGGAAAGACCACCGCCGGCCTGGCCATGCTCAAGCTCATCGATGCCACCGAAGGAAAAATCCGCTTCAACGGCAGGGACTATTCGGACAATGCAACGGCCAACTGCCCGGCCCTGAGAAAAGAGATGCAGCTCATCTTCCAGGATCCCTACTCCTCCCTGAACCCCAGGATGTCTGTCAGGCGGATCATCGGCGACCCCATGGAGATCCACGGGCTGTGCAATAAACAGGACAAGGCAGACAAGGTCGGGGCCCTCATGGAAAAGGTGGGCCTGCCCCCGGAATACCAGAACCGCTTCCCCCACGAATTCAGCGGGGGACAGCGCCAGCGCATCGGCATTGCCAGGGCCCTGGGGCTCAATCCCCTGCTCATCATCGGGGACGAACCGGTCTCCGCCCTGGACGTCTCCATCCAGGCCCAGACCATCAATTTGCTCATGGATATCCAGGAGGAGCTGGGGCTTTCCATGGTCCTCATCTCCCATGACCTGGCCGTGGTGGAGCATCTCTGCGACAGGATCGCCGTCATGTACCTGGGAAAAATCGTGGAAACCGGCACCTGCGAGGAAATTTACACCCATCCGGCCCATCCCTACACCCGGGCCCTGCTCTCTTCTGTGCCCATTCCCGATCCCAGAAAACAGCAGGAACGGATTCTGCTCAAAGGCGATGTCCCCAGCCCCATTTCCCCGCCCCGGGGCTGTCATTTCCATCCCCGGTGCCCCCATGCCTCAGCCGCCTGCAGGGAAAGTTACCCCGAAACCAAGGCGGTGGGCACCGGCCACCTGGTGGCCTGCCACAACAGCCCCTATTAA